In one window of Terriglobia bacterium DNA:
- the recR gene encoding recombination mediator RecR, whose translation MDVAEPVSRLVEQFKKLPGIGTKSAQRLAFFVLKMDQTDATALAETILEVKRSIRRCSTCNNLTDVDPCQFCTHPSRSDSVLCVVEESNNILPVEKTHEFKGRYHVLMGSISPLKGISPDQLAIASLLKRLQAGTVEEVIVATNPNVEGETTAMYLSRLIKPLGIRVTRLGLGLPVGGDLEYADEVTMAKALEGRREL comes from the coding sequence ATGGACGTCGCAGAACCCGTCAGCCGGCTCGTCGAACAATTCAAGAAACTTCCCGGCATCGGCACGAAATCCGCGCAGCGCCTCGCGTTCTTCGTCTTGAAAATGGATCAGACGGATGCCACGGCGCTTGCGGAAACGATCCTCGAAGTGAAGCGGTCCATCCGCCGCTGCTCGACCTGCAACAACCTGACGGACGTCGACCCGTGCCAGTTCTGCACGCACCCTTCGCGCTCCGATAGCGTGCTCTGCGTGGTCGAGGAATCGAACAATATTCTTCCTGTCGAAAAGACGCACGAATTCAAAGGACGCTATCACGTCCTGATGGGCTCCATTTCACCGCTCAAAGGCATAAGTCCGGATCAACTCGCCATCGCTTCGCTTCTGAAAAGGCTCCAGGCCGGCACGGTTGAAGAGGTCATCGTCGCAACCAATCCCAACGTCGAAGGCGAAACCACGGCAATGTATCTTTCCCGCCTGATCAAACCGCTCGGAATCCGCGTCACGCGGCTTGGATTGGGTCTGCCCGTCGGCGGCGATCTGGAATATGCCGACGAGGTAACCATGGCGAA
- a CDS encoding YbaB/EbfC family nucleoid-associated protein, which translates to MNNMNIQQMMKQAQQMQEKLQKQMESTVVDATAGGGMVSVKMNGQKQLISIQIDPEVFAGGDKDMLQDLIVAAVNEGIRKVDETMQSQLGGLAGGLKIPGLL; encoded by the coding sequence ATGAACAACATGAATATCCAGCAGATGATGAAACAAGCCCAGCAGATGCAGGAGAAGCTGCAGAAGCAGATGGAGTCGACGGTGGTCGACGCGACGGCGGGCGGCGGTATGGTTTCGGTCAAGATGAACGGCCAGAAACAGCTGATCTCGATTCAGATCGACCCCGAGGTCTTCGCCGGCGGCGATAAGGACATGCTGCAGGATCTGATCGTCGCGGCGGTCAATGAAGGCATCCGCAAGGTCGACGAGACCATGCAGAGCCAGCTTGGCGGCCTTGCCGGCGGCCTCAAAATTCCCGGCCTGCTCTAG